A single region of the Eulemur rufifrons isolate Redbay chromosome 8, OSU_ERuf_1, whole genome shotgun sequence genome encodes:
- the ETV3 gene encoding ETS translocation variant 3: MKAGCSIVEKPEGGGGYQFPDWAYKTESSPGSRQIQLWHFILELLQKEEFRHVIAWQQGEYGEFVIKDPDEVARLWGRRKCKPQMNYDKLSRALRYYYNKRILHKTKGKRFTYKFNFNKLVMPNYPFINIRSSGVVPQSAPPVPTASSRFHFPPLDTHSPTSDMQPGRFSASSLTTGQESSNGTDRKAELSELEDGSAADWHRGMDHISSRNAVSGGGIGHQKRKPDIMLPLFTRPGMYPDPHSPFAVSPIPGRGGVLNVPISPALSLTPTIFSYSPSPGLSPFTSSSCFSFNPEEMKHYLHSQACSVFNYHLSPRTFPRYPGLMVPPFQCQMHPEESTQFSIKLQPPPVGRKNRERVESNEESAPLAAPTMAPVPPRIKVEPASEKDPESLRQSAREKEEPSQEEGAVPSRTIEEGKGTIFARPTAPPVWPSVPISSPSEDPLEVTEDSEDRPGKESSAPEKKEDALMPPKLRLKRRWNDDPEARELSKNGKFLWNGSGPRGLATAAADA; this comes from the exons GCTATCAGTTTCCTGACTGGGCCTACAAAACAGAGTCATCCCCGGGCTCCCGGCAGATCCAGCTGTGGCACTTCATCCTGGAGCTGCTGCAGAAGGAAGAGTTCCGCCATGTCATCGCCTGGCAGCAGGGAGAGTACGGGGAGTTTGTCATCAAGGATCCAGATGAGGTGGCCCGCCTCTGGGGCCGCAGGAAATGCAAACCACAGATGAATTATGACAAGCTGAGCCGGGCCCTCAG atattaTTACAATAAGAGGATCCTGcataaaacaaaagggaaaaggtTTACTTATAAATTTAACTTCAACAAGCTGGTGATGCCCAACTACCCATTCATCAACATTCGGTCAAGTG GTGTGGTTCCTCAGAGTGCGCCACCAGTGCCAACAGCCTCTTCCCGGTTCCATTTTCCACCTCTGGACACCCATTCTCCAACCAGTGATATGCAGCCGGGGCGATTCTCTGCTAGTTCCCTAACTACTGGCCAGGAGTCCAGTAATGGCACTGATAGGAAGGCAGAGCTTTCAGAGCTAGAGGATGGCTCAGCCGCTGACTGGCACCGGGGTATGGATCACATATCCTCCCGGAACGCTGTCAGTGGCGGAGGGATCGGCCATCAGAAACGCAAGCCTGACATAATGCTTCCTCTGTTCACTAGGCCAGGGATGTACCCTGACCCCCACAGTCCCTTTGCTGTCTCTCCAATCCCTGGCCGCGGAGGTGTCCTTAATGTCCCCATTTCTCCAGCCCTCTCCCTGACACCCACCATTTTCTCCTATAGCCCATCACCAGGCCTGAGCCCCTTCACCAGCAGCAGTTGCTTCTCCTTCAACCCTGAGGAAATGAAACACTACCTTCATTCTCAAGCCTGTTCTGTGTTCAACTACCATCTGAGTCCTCGGACTTTTCCCCGTTACCCGGGGCTCATGGTTCCGCCATTTCAGTGCCAAATGCATCCTGAGGAGTCAACTCAGTTTTCTATCAAGCTGCAGCCCCCACCGGTTGGGCGGAAGAATCGGGAGAGGGTGGAGAGCAATGAGGAGTCAGCACCTCTTGCCGCACCTACCATGGCTCCTGTCCCCCCAAGAATTAAAGTGGAGCCTGCCTCTGAAAAGGATCCTGAGAGCCTCAGGCAGTCGGCACGAGAGAAGGAGGAGCCCTCTCAAGAAGAGGGCGCTGTGCCGAGCAGGACCATAGAAGAAGGAAAAGGCACCATCTTTGCCCGCCCCACTGCACCGCCCGTCTGGCCCTCTGTGCCCATTAGCAGCCCAAGTGAAGACCCCCTGGAGGTGACTGAAGACAGCGAGGACAGGCCTGGCAAAGAGTCCAGTGCACCTGAGAAGAAAGAAGATGCCCTGATGCCCCCCAAGCTTCGGTTAAAGCGGCGCTGGAATGATGACCCTGAGGCCCGAGAGCTGAGCAAGAATGGCAAGTTCCTCTGGAATGGGTCAGGACCCCGGGGCTTGGCAACAGCAGCTGCTGATGCTTAG